GGCGAGCGCTCCGCCCGATCCTGCCTCCGCCATGAGCGGCACCAGGTCGGCGCCATCGATGACCTGCATCCCGTTCGCGGCCCGCCGCAGCGGCAGGCGCCCGTGCTCGGCCCAGCGGCGAACGGTGTCGTCGCTGACGCCGAGGAGGGCTGCAGCCTCGCTCACCCGGAACTCGGTCACGAGCGGTACCTCATCTGCGGCTGCATTCCCTCACTGTACCCGCGGATGCGGCACGCGGGCGAGGTTCCTCACCGAAACGGGTTACGAGGTCACCGTGACGAGCGTGCGCTGCCAGCCCGTCGATCCGTCCGGTGCGATGGGCGTCCGCTCCTCCGCCTGGCGCGTGCCCGCGGCATCCGTCGCCCGCACCGTGACGTAGTGCGTGCCGGGCGTTGCGTCCCAGTCGACGAACCACTGCACCCACGTGCTGCCGTTCAGGGGGGTCGACAGGGTCGCCGGCTGCCACGGCTCGTCGTCGATGCGCACCTCGACGAGGTCGATGCCCACCGGCTGCGCCCACGCCACCCCCGCGATCTTCGTGGGGCCCGCGACGATCGGCGTGCCCGACCGGGGCGTGTCGATGCGCGACGACAGCTTGATGGGCGCCTTCGCGCTGTACCCGCGGGGTGTCCAGTACGCCTCGTCGTCAGCGAACGTCGTGACCTTCAGCCCGGTGAGCCACTTCGTCGCCGACACGTAGCCGTAGAGGCCCGGCACCACCATCCGCACGGGGAAGCCGTGCTCGAGCGGCAGCGGCTCGCCGTTCATGCCGACCGCGAGGATGGCGTCGAGTCCGTCGTCGATGAGCGCCTCGATCGGTGTGCCGGCCGTGAACCCGTCGACGCTGCGCGAGAGCACCATGTCGGCGCCCGACCGCGGACCGGCGAGCCGCAGGACGTCGCGCACCGGGACGCCGAGCCACTTCGCCGTGCCCAGCAGCGGGCCCCCGACCTCGTTCGACACGCAGGTCATCGTGATCGCGTACTCGTCGAGCCCCATGCCCACGAGCTCGTCGAAGCCCAGCTCCAGCCGACGGTCGACGAGGCCGTCGACGACGAGCCGCCAGCCGGCGGGGTCGACCTCCGGCACCGTGAGTGCCGTGTCGACGCGGTAGAAGTCGCGGTTCGCGGTGAACAGCGGCGAGATCCCGGGGATGTCGAGCTCGGCACCCGCGGGCACGGGCACGGTCGTGCGGGGCGGCGGCAGGCGGAGGGCCTTGCGGATCGCGGCGATCGACGACGAGGTGGCGCCGGCGACGCGCGATCCGAGGCCGACCACGATGGCGGATGCCGCGGCGGCACCCGCGAGCAGGAAGAACCCGCGCCGGTCCACGACTGAGCGCGGCGGCTCCGAGGGGGAGGCGGCGGCAGCGGGCTCGGCAGGGTCGCCGGGATCGGCGTCCCACCCGACACCCGCCGTCGCGGCATCCGCGCGCCTCCGCTCCGCTCCCAGCTCGAACTGCCAGGCGCCGAGCCGGCGCACGAGCAGCACGAGCACGACGCTGCCGACGACCGTGCCGGCGATGGGCGGCACCGCCCCGAACGGCGTGGCCCCGGCACGCGTGACGACCGCGGCGACCGAGAGCGCGCCGGCCAGCCCGAGCGCGACGACGCCGAGCGGCGGCCGAACGAACTGCAGCACGCCCGTGATCGCCGCCGCGACGAGCACCGCGAGCGCCAAGCCGATGAGGAGCGCGACCTTGTCGTACGCGCCGAAGGTCGCGATCGCGAACTCCTTGAACGGCTGCGGCACGATGTCGATCACGAACGACCCGACGGCGAGGATCGGGCTGCCGTCGCGGGCGACGAGCAGCGCGAACAGCTCGGCGACGGCGAGGAACACCCCGGCGCTCACGATCCCGGCGACGGCGGCCCAGCCCCACCAGCGCCAAGGACGGGGGTTGCGCCTCGGGCTCGTCGTCGCCATGCCGCCGCCTCCGCATCCCGGGCGCGGGTGCGCTCGCAGGGGTGGTTCGTCACCGGCGGCGCCCCGGATTGGCGCGGTGCTGCCGGCGGCCCTCTGGACGCGCCGCCGTCCCCGCCTGCGAGAATCGAGGAATGGCCCTCGATCCCGCTGATCCCCGCTACGCCCGTCAGCGCGTGCTGCCGGGGTGGGGCCTCGATGCGCAGCAGCGCCTCGCCGCCGCGCACGTCGTCGTGCTCGGCGCCGGCGGACTCGGCAGTGCGGTCGTGCCCGCCCTCGTCGCGGCCGGTGTGGGCCGGCTCACGCTCGTCGACCACGACCGCGTCGAGGTCACCAACCTGCACCGGCAGACCCTGCACACGCCGGCCGACGTCGGCCGCGACAAGGTCGCATCGGCAGCGGATGCCGCGGCGGCGCTCTCGGCCGAGACGACCGTGCTGCCGGTGCCGCACGCCTTCGACGCGCGCAACGCCGACGAGCTCCTCGCCGACGCCGACCTCGTCATCGACGGCACCGACGACATCCTCACGCGCTACGTCGCCGACGACGCGGCCGCGCGCGCGGGGATCCCGCTCGTCTGGGGCTCGGCGGCGAAGTTCTCGGGCCAGGTCGGCGTCTCGTGGGACGCGCGGGGCGTCTCCTACCGCGACCTCTTCCCCGAGCCTCCCGCCGACGCCGGCCTCAGCTGCGAGATCGACGGCATCCTGCCGACGGTGTGCACGGTCACGGGCGGGCTCATGGCCGGCGAGGCGCTGAAGCTGCTCACGGGCATCGGCGAGCCGCTGCTCGGCCGGGTCGTGGTGTTCGAGGCGCTGTCGGGTCGCACGCGCGAGATCGTCTACCGACGGTCGGCGGATGCCCTGGCGAGCCCGGCTACGGCCGCACCGGAGCCCGCACCGGCAGCCGAGCCGGCGCCGGCGCCCGTGGCCGGCGAGGTCGACGCCGGCACCCTCTCGGGCGAGCTCCACTCCGAGGCCCCGCCGGTGCTCCTCGACGTGCGCGAACCATGGGAGGCGGACATCGCGACCATTCCCGGCTCCACGCTGATCCCGCTCGGGGAGCTCGATGCACGAACCGCGGAGCTCGACCCCGCGGCATCCGTCGTCGTCTACTGCCACCTCGGCGTGCGGTCGGAGTTCGCGGCGCGATCGCTGGCCCGCGCGGGCTTCGCGAGCGTGCGCAACCTGGCCGGCGGCATCGACGCCTGGTCGCGCACCGTCGACCCGAGCGTGGTGCGGTACTGATGGCCGGCCGCATCCCCGTCGACGAGCACGCCGCCTTCGTGCGCTCGCTGCTCACCGGACTGGGCGCCCGCCCGACCGAGCGGGTGGCCCTCGCCGACGCGCTCGGTCGCATCACC
This DNA window, taken from Agromyces sp. 3263, encodes the following:
- a CDS encoding ThiF family adenylyltransferase; protein product: MALDPADPRYARQRVLPGWGLDAQQRLAAAHVVVLGAGGLGSAVVPALVAAGVGRLTLVDHDRVEVTNLHRQTLHTPADVGRDKVASAADAAAALSAETTVLPVPHAFDARNADELLADADLVIDGTDDILTRYVADDAAARAGIPLVWGSAAKFSGQVGVSWDARGVSYRDLFPEPPADAGLSCEIDGILPTVCTVTGGLMAGEALKLLTGIGEPLLGRVVVFEALSGRTREIVYRRSADALASPATAAPEPAPAAEPAPAPVAGEVDAGTLSGELHSEAPPVLLDVREPWEADIATIPGSTLIPLGELDARTAELDPAASVVVYCHLGVRSEFAARSLARAGFASVRNLAGGIDAWSRTVDPSVVRY
- a CDS encoding molybdopterin-dependent oxidoreductase; translated protein: MATTSPRRNPRPWRWWGWAAVAGIVSAGVFLAVAELFALLVARDGSPILAVGSFVIDIVPQPFKEFAIATFGAYDKVALLIGLALAVLVAAAITGVLQFVRPPLGVVALGLAGALSVAAVVTRAGATPFGAVPPIAGTVVGSVVLVLLVRRLGAWQFELGAERRRADAATAGVGWDADPGDPAEPAAAASPSEPPRSVVDRRGFFLLAGAAAASAIVVGLGSRVAGATSSSIAAIRKALRLPPPRTTVPVPAGAELDIPGISPLFTANRDFYRVDTALTVPEVDPAGWRLVVDGLVDRRLELGFDELVGMGLDEYAITMTCVSNEVGGPLLGTAKWLGVPVRDVLRLAGPRSGADMVLSRSVDGFTAGTPIEALIDDGLDAILAVGMNGEPLPLEHGFPVRMVVPGLYGYVSATKWLTGLKVTTFADDEAYWTPRGYSAKAPIKLSSRIDTPRSGTPIVAGPTKIAGVAWAQPVGIDLVEVRIDDEPWQPATLSTPLNGSTWVQWFVDWDATPGTHYVTVRATDAAGTRQAEERTPIAPDGSTGWQRTLVTVTS